One Glycine max cultivar Williams 82 chromosome 4, Glycine_max_v4.0, whole genome shotgun sequence DNA segment encodes these proteins:
- the LOC100806133 gene encoding pectinesterase, with product MENLGKTFLLLLLLSSIFSIASSRRRPPASSSNIDWWCNLTPHPEQCKQHLSTQMKSHHFQIKHKTIFREMLLQNALNQALIMQKEANDNDQNNMLTKNHRTVHGDCLKLYGKTIFHLNRTLECFHGKHNCSSVDAQTWLSTSLTNIQTCQDGTVELGVEDFKVPNNNVSEMIRNSLAINMDFMKHHDHMEEKPEDAFPSWFSKHERKLLQSSSIKAHVVVAKDGSGNFKTVQDALNAAAKRKVKTRFVIHVKKGVYRENIEVSVHNDNIMLVGDGLRNTIITSARSVQDGYTTYSSATAGIDGLHFIARDITFQNTAGVHKGQAVALRSASDLSVFYRCAFMGYQDTLMAHAQRQFYRQCYIYGTVDFIFGNAAVVFQNCYIFARRPLEGQANMITAQGRGDPFQNTGISIHNSQIRAAPDLRPVVDKYNTFLGRPWQQYSRVMVMKTFMDTLVNPLGWSPWGDSDFAQDTLYYGEYQNYGPGASTTNRVKWPGFHVINSPTEASQFTVTHLLAGPTWLGSTTVPFTSGL from the exons atggagaatcttggaaaaACATTCCTACTACTCCTATTGTTATCTTCAATATTCTCAAtagcctcatcaagaagaagaCCACCAGCTTCATCCAGCAACATAGATTGGTGGTGCAACCTAACACCACATCCTGAACAATGCAAACAACACCTCAGTACTCAAATGAAGAGCCACCATTTCCAAATCAAGCACAAAACTATCTTCCGGGAAATGCTTCTTCAAAATGCCTTAAATCAAGCCCTCATCATGCAAAAAGAAGCAAATGACAATGACCAAAACAACATGCTAACAAAGAACCACAGAACCGTACATGGTGATTGTTTGAAGCTCTATGGAAAAACCATCTTCCACCTCAACCGCACCCTTGAATGCTTTCATGGGAAGCATAACTGTTCATCGGTTGATGCACAAACATGGCTCAGCACTTCTCTCACAAACATTCAAACATGTCAAGATGGCACGGTTGAACTTGGTGTTGAAGacttcaaggttcccaacaacaATGTTTCTGAGATGATTAGGAACAGCCTGGCCATCAACATGGACTTCATGAAACATCATGATCACATGGAAGAAAAACCAGAAGATGCGTTTCCAAGTTGGTTTTCAAAGCATGAGAGGAAACTTTTGCAGTCTTCATCGATAAAGGCACATGTTGTGGTGGCCAAAGATGGTTCTGGGAATTTCAAGACTGTGCAAGATGCTCTCAATGCTGCGGCAAAGAGGAAAGTGAAAACAAGATTTGTGATACATGTCAAGAAAGGAGTGTATAGAGAGAATATTGAGGTTTCGGTTCACAATGATAACATCATGCTGGTTGGTGATGGGCTGAGAAATACTATAATCACCAGTGCCCGAAGTGTTCAAGATGGTTATACTACCTATAGTTCTGCAACTGCTG GAATAGACGGCCTCCACTTCATTGCACGCGACATCACCTTCCAAAACACCGCTGGTGTTCACAAGGGTCAAGCTGTGGCACTCCGATCGGCCTCAGACCTCTCCGTCTTCTACCGGTGTGCCTTCATGGGCTACCAAGACACCCTCATGGCTCATGCGCAACGCCAATTTTACCGCCAATGCTACATCTATGGCACTGTTGACTTTATCTTTGGCAATGCCGCAGTGGTGTTCCAAAATTGTTACATTTTCGCAAGAAGACCCTTAGAAGGCCAAGCCAACATGATCACAGCCCAAGGACGAGGCGACCCATTTCAAAACACTGGAATTTCAATTCACAACTCTCAAATTCGAGCAGCTCCAGATCTCAGGCCCGTTGTTGACAAATACAACACTTTCTTGGGTAGGCCTTGGCAACAATACTCTAGAGTCATGGTCATGAAAACGTTCATGGACACCTTGGTTAACCCATTGGGTTGGTCTCCATGGggtgattctgattttgctcAGGACACACTTTATTATGGAGAGTATCAAAATTATGGGCCTGGAGCATCTACAACCAATAGAGTAAAATGGCCTGGTTTTCATGTGATTAATAGCCCAACTGAAGCGTCACAGTTTACTGTGACACACCTTCTTGCTGGCCCAACATGGTTGGGTTCTACAACTGTGCCATTTACCTCTGGCCTTTGA